In Cataglyphis hispanica isolate Lineage 1 chromosome 10, ULB_Chis1_1.0, whole genome shotgun sequence, a genomic segment contains:
- the LOC126852294 gene encoding uncharacterized protein LOC126852294: protein MEIATEMKKAKYNVTVAQCQNKMSGLKRTYKNISDSNKKSDNHLSSWAFYSVMDSIFGEKAWIAPVSIASSDGPSRGSSLSILTETLTIDEPKSKKRRVESIFESFITEIKDNKQKEREDGEQRRAERRAEKENKVEIKLNKKNWKCTKRECSFSSL, encoded by the coding sequence atggAAATTGCCACTGAAATGAAGAAGGCAAAATATAATGTCACTGTTGCTCagtgtcaaaataaaatgtctggattaaaaagaacatataaaaatataagtgacAGCAACAAAAAATCAGACAATCATTTAAGTTCTTGGGCATTTTATTCTGTTATGGATTCGATATTTGGAGAAAAAGCATGGATAGCACCTGTATCAATAGCCAGCAGCGATGGTCCTTCTCGAGGCTCTTCATTATCCATTTTAACGGAGACATTAACAATAGATGAaccaaaatcgaaaaaaagacGCGTGGaatcaatttttgaatcatttattacagaaataaaagaCAATAAACAGAAAGAAAGGGAAGACGGAGAACAGAGGAGAGCTGAAAGAAGAGcagaaaaggaaaataaggtggaaataaaattaaacaagaaaaattggaaatgcACAAAGAGAGAATGCAGTTTCAGTAGTCTCTGA